AAACTTCAGGCAAAACTAGGGTTTCCAGTAACTGAGGGTATACCAATGATAGGAATTGTTACAAGACTTGTGAAACAAAAGGGTTTAGATCTAATTGTTGAGAAATTACAAGAACTCCTTAGCCTTCCTATTCAAATAGTATTACTTGGTAATGGTGATGAATATTATGAGGATATATTTCAGTATTATGCTTCTATTTATCCAAGTAGAATATCGACAAACATCATTTTTGATGAAGTCCTAGCACAACAAATATATGCTGCTTCAGATATGTTTTTGATGCCATCATTATTTGAACCTTGTGGTATAGGTCAACTTATAGCACTCAAATATGGAAGTATCCCAATCACACGTGAAACTGGAGGACTTAAAGACACAATTATTCCTTATAATAAATATACTGGGAAGGGTAATGGATTCTCTTTTAATAATTATTCGGGCAAAGAATTACTCGAGACTATAAATAGGGCTCTCGATTTGTACAAAGATAAAAATTCTTGGAACAAATTAGTTCAGAATGCTATGAGTTCAAATAATAGTTGGGAGAATTCGGCTAAAAATTATATGAAATTGTATAGTGATCTAAATAAATAATGGTTAACATTTAAAAAAATAATGGTTATTTTTTAATATGTTATGCACATAAGCGAGATCTAAAATTTTAGGTGGTGAATGTTGTGGTAATTGATAAAAAGATGTTTAAAATGGATTATATAGAAAAACTACAAACAATGTTTGCAGAAGAAGCAGTTGATGCTTCACCTTTGCATCAATATTATGCGTTAGGTGCACTCATAAAAGATTATTGTGCAAAGCCTTGGATAGAAAGCAACAAAGAGTATGCAAAAAACAAAGGAAAACAAGTATATTATTTTTCAATGGAATTTTTGGTTGGTAGATTATTAAATAGTAATCTAGTTAATCTAGGGCTCAAGGATATATGTGAGCAGGCACTTCACGAACTAGGAATTAATTTGATTGAGGTAGAGGATATAGAAGCAGATGCTGGGCTTGGTAATGGTGGACTTGGAAGACTAGCAGCATGTTTTTTAGACTCTATGGCGTCGACGCAGGTACCAGGTCATGGCTGTGGCATAAGGTATAAATATGGATTATTTAAACAAAAAATAGAAAATGGTTATCAAGTAGAAGTTCCTGATAATTGGTTAAAAAACGGTAATGCATGGGAAATAAGAAAAGAAAATAAAGCTGTCGAAGTAAGATTTGGAGGAAATGTGCATTTAGAGGATGATAATGGGGTAACAAAAGTTATTCATGAAAATTATGAATGTGTACGTGCAGTGCCTTATGATACTCCGATAAAAGGGTATAAAAATAATACTGTAAATACTTTAAGGCTTTGGAGCGCAGAAACTATGGAGGAAGATTTTGATTTTTCATCATTTAGTCAGGGGAACTATGTAAAAGCTGGAGAGAATAAATATGCAGCAGAAGCTATTTCACAAATTTTATATCCGGATGATAGTTATGAAAAAGGAAAATTATTAAGACTAAAGCAAGAGTATTTTTTTGTAAGTGCTGGGCTTCAAAGTATTGTAAAAAACTATAAAAAGAAAAAAATATCGCTCCTTGAGTTTCATAAACACGTTGCAGTGCAAATAAATGATACTCATCCTGCAGTGGCAGTGGCCGAGCTAATGAGACTTTTAATGGACACGGAGAACTTATCTTGGGATGATGCATGGTACGTTACAACAAGAACTACAGCCTATACTAATCATACAATTATGGCAGAAGCATTAGAAAAATGGCCTGTAGATATGTTTAAAAAATTACTTCCACGAATTTATATGATTGTTGAAGAAATAAATAGGCGTTTTTGTAATGAAGTTTATCATAGGTATAATGGTGATTGGAGCAAAGTAAATAATATGTCTATTATTTATGATGGATATGTACGAATGGCATATCTTGCGATTGTAGGGGGACACTCTGTTAATGGAGTAGCAAAACTTCATACAGAATTATTAAAACATCAAGAACTTTCCGATTTTTATGAATTTTTCCCGGAAAAATTTAATAACCAAACTAATGGGATAACTCATAGAAGGTGGTTACTAAATTCAAATGTTGAGCTTGCAAAGCTTATAACAGAAACTATTGGTGATAGTTGGATAAAAACTCCAAATGATCTCGATAAATTAATTAAATATGCAAAGGATTCCGCTTTTCAAGAGAAAACACAAATTATAAAAACAAATAATAAAATAAATTTTTCGAATCATGTATTATCAAAGTATGGAGCTTCAATAGACCCGAGTTCAATATTTGATGTTCATGTAAAAAGAATGCATTCATATAAAAGACAAACTTTAAATGTACTTCATATAATGTATTTATATAACCAGATACTCGCAAATCCAAATATTGATATGGTTCCAAGAACTTTTATATTTGGGGCAAAAGCGTCACCTAGTTATTATATAGCAAAACAGACTATTAAGCTTATTAACACTTTGGCCAGTAAGATAAATAATGATCCTATAGTTCGCGGGAAAATAAAAATATTATTTCTTGAAAATTATGGAGTGTCACTTGCCGAGAAAATCATTCCTTGCGCAGATGTGAGTGAACAGATATCTACTGCATCAAAGGAAGCCTCAGGAACTGGTAATATGAAATTTATGATGAATGGTGCTATAACAATAGCTACTTTGGACGGAGCAAACGTAGAGATATTTGATGCGGTTGGAAAAGAAAATATCATATTATTTGGTCTTACTGCCCAAGAAGTAATAGAATATTATAAGAATAAAACTTATAACTCTTATGATATATATAATAATGATTTGAGAATAAAAACCATATTAGATCAATTGATAAATGGATTTTTAGGAACACCTAAAACGGAATTTGCTGGTTTATATGAGAGTTTGCTAACACATAATGATGAGTATTTTGTGCTAAAAGATTTTGATGCGTATGTTAATGCTCACAGTGAGATTGATAGGTTATTTAGGCAAAAAGATGTTTGGCAACAAATGTCAATTATAAACATTGCCAAATCTGGTATATTCTCTAGTGATAATACTATAAAAAAATATGCAAAAGAAATTTGGGATACACCACCAATTAATATTAAGTTGTAGTTTAGAAAATGCTATACTAGACAATTATCTAGTATAGCATTTTGTTTTATAATTGTTG
This window of the Clostridium estertheticum genome carries:
- a CDS encoding glycogen/starch/alpha-glucan phosphorylase, encoding MVIDKKMFKMDYIEKLQTMFAEEAVDASPLHQYYALGALIKDYCAKPWIESNKEYAKNKGKQVYYFSMEFLVGRLLNSNLVNLGLKDICEQALHELGINLIEVEDIEADAGLGNGGLGRLAACFLDSMASTQVPGHGCGIRYKYGLFKQKIENGYQVEVPDNWLKNGNAWEIRKENKAVEVRFGGNVHLEDDNGVTKVIHENYECVRAVPYDTPIKGYKNNTVNTLRLWSAETMEEDFDFSSFSQGNYVKAGENKYAAEAISQILYPDDSYEKGKLLRLKQEYFFVSAGLQSIVKNYKKKKISLLEFHKHVAVQINDTHPAVAVAELMRLLMDTENLSWDDAWYVTTRTTAYTNHTIMAEALEKWPVDMFKKLLPRIYMIVEEINRRFCNEVYHRYNGDWSKVNNMSIIYDGYVRMAYLAIVGGHSVNGVAKLHTELLKHQELSDFYEFFPEKFNNQTNGITHRRWLLNSNVELAKLITETIGDSWIKTPNDLDKLIKYAKDSAFQEKTQIIKTNNKINFSNHVLSKYGASIDPSSIFDVHVKRMHSYKRQTLNVLHIMYLYNQILANPNIDMVPRTFIFGAKASPSYYIAKQTIKLINTLASKINNDPIVRGKIKILFLENYGVSLAEKIIPCADVSEQISTASKEASGTGNMKFMMNGAITIATLDGANVEIFDAVGKENIILFGLTAQEVIEYYKNKTYNSYDIYNNDLRIKTILDQLINGFLGTPKTEFAGLYESLLTHNDEYFVLKDFDAYVNAHSEIDRLFRQKDVWQQMSIINIAKSGIFSSDNTIKKYAKEIWDTPPINIKL